GGCAGGTGCATATGGCAAAACATACCATAGAAAAGGTAACCTCCGGTGCCTTCATCAAAGGTGATGTGCTGGCTGCAGCCAGAATTGCCGGGATTATGGCCGCTAAACAAACGGCTACTTTGATTCCTCTCTGTCATCCGCTTCCCGTGAGCCATGTGGGGGTTGAATTGCTACCGTTGGTGGATGAAAAAAGAATTATTATCATTGCCGAGGCGAGGGTTAGGGGGAAAACCGGGGTTGAAATGGAGGCTTTGACGGCGGTATCGGTGGCGGCATTGACCGTTTATGATATGTGCAAAGCGGTTGATAAACGGATGTCTATAGATTCCATCACCCTGCTGGAAAAATGTGGAGGTCGGAGTGGCCATTATCTGAACCCTGATTTCGCTGTTTCGGTAACCATTTCCATCCCAGTTGAATTGCGGCTGGGAATGGAAATAAGGCTAACGAAGGAAGGCAATGCTTACTTTTTGGAATGTCAGGATGATGCAAAAGGACAAGCTCGCCTTGTCATGGATCGTTTGCCGGGATCATTGGTCCATTTCGAGGCGGAGGAAATGCCCTGCTGGCCGGCATCAGGAGTTTTTCTATTGGGGGAGTCAGTGCTTAAATTATTGCCTCCAGGTCCTGGTCAAGGGACGGTATCTTTGTCAGTGGTGAAGGCNNNNNNNNNNNNNNNNNNNNNNNNNNNNNNNNNNNNNNNNNNNNNNNNNNNNNNNNNNNNNNNNNNNNNNNNNNNNNNNNNNNNNNNNNNNNNNNNNNNNAGTTTTTTTATCTTTCATGATGGTAATGATGAATGCAAAATATCCTCTTGAAAGTGGATGACCTTAAAGTAAGTTTTCAAACCATGCAGGGTTTAATAACCGCGGTAGATGGTGTCGGTTTTACCGTTGCCAGGGGTGCTAACCTGGGTATTGTCGGAGAATCAGGGTGCGGCAAAAGTGTTACTGCCTTATCATTGATGGGACTTATCAGTTCACCGCCCGGCAGTGTCGAGGCTAAAACCCTGAATTTTGATGGACGTGACTTGCAGCAACTGACTGTCGAGGAGTACCGGAAGATAAGGGGTAAAGAAATGGGCATGATATTTCAGGAGCCCATGACTTCCCTGAACCCGGTTTTTACCATTGGCAACCAGGTAGCTGAAACAGTATTGACACATATGAAAATATCGCGTCGCCAGGCCAGGGAAATGACGGTGGCGATGTTGGACCGGGTAGGAATTCCTGAGCCGGAAAAAAGGATTAATGATTATCCGCATCAGCTCAGTGGTGGTTTGCGGCAACGGGTTATGATTGCTATGGCGTTGATCTGCAAGCCAAAACTTCTACTTGCCGACGAACCGACCACGGCGCTGGATGTTACCATCCAGGCCCAGGTTCTGGATTTGATGCAGGAGCTTCGCGAAGATCTGGGAATGTCGATGATTATGATAACCCATGATCTGGGGGTAGTGGCTGAAGTTGCTGAACAGGTGGTGATCATGTATGCGGGAATGGTGGTGGAGTCGGCAACTGTCAATGATATCTTCAGACAGCCATTGCATCCATATACCCAGGGTTTATTACATTCCATCCCTAGGCTTGATCAGGATGCTTCCAGGCTGGATGCCATCCCGGGAATGGTCCCTGATATGCTCAATGCTCCACCGGGCTGCCGGTTTGCTAATCGCTGCCGGCAAGCCATTGATATATGTCATTGCCAGTGTCCTGATAGTGTTGAGCCGGAAGTTGGGCACCAGGTTTGTTGCTGGCTTTATAACTGATGGCTTCGTGAAAACTCCATTTTTTTGTTATGCTGTAACCTTCGTCATTGCAGCGTACGGTAAAGAAGAGGTGCGAGGTCTACGGTGTGCGGTGCAAGGTATACGGAAAAGCAGACATACATCGCCGAATAATCGCTTTTTTCTTGCTTTTTTCCGTGTACCACCTGAACCTTAAATCGTAAAAATAAGTTGGTCAAAACAACCNNNNNNNNNNNNNNNNNNNNNNNNNNNNNNNNNNNNNNNNNNNNNNNNNNNNNNNNNNNNNNNNNNNNNNNNNNNNNNNNNNNNNNNNNNNNNNNNNNNNACCATACACCATACACCGTACACCGTACACCGTATACCGTTTTTGCCTGCCTCGAATATTAAGCTTTTACTGTGCCATCGGTTTGTCGATTTTTTATGAAAGCATCTAGATTAGGAAAGGTAGAAGGTTAAGATGAGTAAACGATTTGGTGAGACTTTTGATGATTTGTACTCCATGAAAGAGCAAATGGATAAATTGTTTCGGACTTCTCTGGAACGAATAGACAGTGAAGGGGAGGACAATCAAGGACAGTGGTTTCCGCCGGTAGATATGTACGACAATGGACTTGACTATGTTCTTGAGATTGAAGTGCCGGGGGTGAAACAGGAGGAGCTGGAAGTTCTTCTGCTGCCGGATGCTATTCGTTTAAAAGGGAAGAGGTCTTTTCTCGTCAATGTTGAGCAGGAAAAAATATTCAGACTGGAAAGGCCTTCAGGCGCATTTGATCGACAGTTTCAATTTCCAGGCAAGGTGGATACTGATCATGTGCAGGCTACTTTAACTGATGGTATACTTACACTTATGGTTCCGAAAGTGGGCGGCAAACAGAAGAAAACTGTTTCGATAAAGAGAAGTATTGATTGATGACGGCTAAACGCATTCGTGATTTATCCGGGACTTTCAAAATTCCCTGTCCAGCCAAGGTGAATCTGGGGTTGAAAGTGGTTGGCCGCCGGGAGGATGGTTATCATCTGCTGGAAATGGTCATGGAACCGGTCAGTTTGTTCGATGTCCTGAGTTTGAGAGTTTCACCGGCACAATCACCTGTCGTCACTCTGCAGTGTCCGAATCTACCCTGCTTGAAAACCGGGGATAACCTGGTGATTAAAGCGGCGCAAAAAATGTTGGCGATGGCCGCGGCCAGAGGAATTGATACGGCTGCTGACTTTTCATTTTTTCTTGATAAACAAATCCCGGTGGGTGCCGGGTTGGGTGGCGGCAGCAGTGATGCGGCGGCGGCACTGTTGCTTTTGAATGTTTTTCTATCGCTGGAATTGAGTTTAAGTGAGCTACAGGCACTGGCCATTGATCTGGGGGCCGACGTCCCTTTTTTTTTGCAGCCTGAACTTTGCCTGGTTGAAGGGATAGGTGAGCAGTTATCCCCCCTGTCCCATCCTCATCGCCGGTGGTATGTTTTGATTAAACCATCCTTTGCAATTAATACCTCCTGGGCCTACAAAAAATTAAATTATGAGTTGACAAACAATAAATATAATATTAACATGCGGCAATTTTTACAGCCGGTTTGTGGAAGTGGAAAATATAGTCTCTTTAATGATTTTGAAGAAGTTATTTTTGCTGAGTTTCACCAACTGGACGAGATTAAGCAGTGGCTTATGGGGCGACGGGAGGTCCGTGGAGCGCTGATGAGTGGCAGTGGTTCGGCGGTTTACGCTGTTTTTTCTGCCTATGAACCAACCGTGGAGGCTTATATGGAGGCCTGTGCCAGATGGGGCGACTCCGGTTGGCTCGTTTCCCTGGTTCATAACCTACTTTAAAAATGCCGTATATACGGTTTTCCCCCGGGAATGATCTTTATTTATGGGGAGGGTCCAATTGTCGGGCTGGCGCATGCAATGCCCGTTTTTTCTTGGGTTGCAGGCAGCTGGCTTTCCGGTCTAATCCTGTCAGGTCGGCGCCGTGAAATTGCTTTTATTGTTTGGTAATAATTGTTGGGGTGTCGTCAAGCGGTAAGACACAGGCCTTTGGAGCCTGCATTCGGAGGTTCGAATCCTCCCACCCCAGCCAGATAAATTAAAGGAATCAAATTGTCTCGAATATTGTCTCGAATGGGGACAGAATTTAATTCTGTCCCCGTGCGAAGCACCCCAAGGGCACTTCCTCGCTGTCGCTCAGGGCGTAAGCGAAGCAAAGGTGTAAATTATTGCCACAAGTAGGCGAAGCCTTTTGGAGCGTTAAAAGATTTTTATGGAAAGACTGAAAATAGTTACGGGCAGCTCCAATATCCGATTTGCTGATTCCGTTTGCCGTCACTTGGGTGTGCCCCTGAGCAAAAGTGTGGTGAAGCGATTCAGTGATGGCGAAATCATGGTGGAAATCCATGAGAGCATGAGGGGGATGCGTGCCTTTGTGATTCAGTCTACCTGTGATCCGGTTAATACAAATCTGATGGAGTTGCTGATTATCATAGATGCCTTGAAACGCGCTTCAGCATCTGAGATTAATGCCGTGATTCCCTATTATGGTTATGCCCGCCAGGATCGTAAAGTTGCTCCCCGGGCACCAATCAGTGCGAAGCTGGTGGCTGATCTGCTTACCGTAGCCGGCACTGATCGGGTGATAGCCATGGATCTTCATGCGGGCCAGATTCAGGGTTTTTTTGATATTCCTGTTGATCACTTGTATGCCTTGCCGGTTTTGGTCCAATACGTTAAAGAAAATATTGAGGGTGAGATTGCCGTTGTCTCCCCGGATGCCGGAGGCGTTGAGCGGGCCCGGGCATATGCAAAAAGAATAGGATCATCTCTGGTGATTATTGATAAACGGCGCAGTGGTCCAAATGTCCTGGAAGAGATGAATGTCATTGGTGATATCAAAGGTAAAGTGGCCGTTATTGTTGATGATATGATCGATACTGCCGGAACGCTCACCAAGGCGGCTAATGTTCTGATGGAAGAAGGTGCCCTCAAAGTGTATGGTTTTGCTTCGCACGGGGTTTTGTCGGGGCCGGCCATCGATAGAATAGCACAATCGCGTTTGACAAAGGTTGTCGTTACAAATAGCATCCCCGCTCATGAGCATGTTGCTCAATGTGATAAGATTGAAGTTCTATCAGTGTCTGGCTTGTTTGCTGATGCCATTAAAAGGATATATATAGAGGATTCTGTCAGTTGTCTGTTTTCTTAATCGCGAGGGTGAAATCCGAAAATCTTATACCTAAGCTGAGTGATTAGCAGTTAGCGATTAGCAATTAGCCTTTAATAATCAGGACTTTACGTTGATTAGTAACAACACCCATTGGGTGGACATGTATAATATTAAACATTTTGTAATCATTGAGCTGACAGCTGAGCGCTAAAAGCTAATCGCTTAATTCAGTCTCAGGCAACTGGTTTTTATTGGTTTCTGTTATAATTTTATGGAGGTTTAGAGTCGCATGGCTATTGCTGAGTTAGAAGTCCAGCCCAGAAGCACGTTGGGTAAAAGTGCTGTTAAAAAAATGCGTGCGGAAGGTCTGGTTCCCGCGGTATTATATGGAAATGAAGTAGAGTCTACACCTTTGGCGGTTAACGAACACATTTTGAATCATTTTTTTCATAAGTATGGGCAGAGTACGTTGGTGTCTCTCGCATTTGGTACTGATAACAAGGATGAAGAAAAACTGGCTATCGTTAAAGATATTCAATATCATCCACTTACCGGGTGTGTTTCCCACCTTGA
The DNA window shown above is from Pseudomonadota bacterium and carries:
- the moaC gene encoding cyclic pyranopterin monophosphate synthase MoaC, encoding MSLSHLDERGYVQMVDVGAKDETSRLARAWGQVHMAKHTIEKVTSGAFIKGDVLAAARIAGIMAAKQTATLIPLCHPLPVSHVGVELLPLVDEKRIIIIAEARVRGKTGVEMEALTAVSVAALTVYDMCKAVDKRMSIDSITLLEKCGGRSGHYLNPDFAVSVTISIPVELRLGMEIRLTKEGNAYFLECQDDAKGQARLVMDRLPGSLVHFEAEEMPCWPASGVFLLGESVLKLLPPGPGQGTVSLSVVKA
- a CDS encoding ribose-phosphate pyrophosphokinase; its protein translation is MERLKIVTGSSNIRFADSVCRHLGVPLSKSVVKRFSDGEIMVEIHESMRGMRAFVIQSTCDPVNTNLMELLIIIDALKRASASEINAVIPYYGYARQDRKVAPRAPISAKLVADLLTVAGTDRVIAMDLHAGQIQGFFDIPVDHLYALPVLVQYVKENIEGEIAVVSPDAGGVERARAYAKRIGSSLVIIDKRRSGPNVLEEMNVIGDIKGKVAVIVDDMIDTAGTLTKAANVLMEEGALKVYGFASHGVLSGPAIDRIAQSRLTKVVVTNSIPAHEHVAQCDKIEVLSVSGLFADAIKRIYIEDSVSCLFS
- a CDS encoding Hsp20/alpha crystallin family protein — its product is MSKRFGETFDDLYSMKEQMDKLFRTSLERIDSEGEDNQGQWFPPVDMYDNGLDYVLEIEVPGVKQEELEVLLLPDAIRLKGKRSFLVNVEQEKIFRLERPSGAFDRQFQFPGKVDTDHVQATLTDGILTLMVPKVGGKQKKTVSIKRSID
- the ispE gene encoding 4-(cytidine 5'-diphospho)-2-C-methyl-D-erythritol kinase yields the protein MTAKRIRDLSGTFKIPCPAKVNLGLKVVGRREDGYHLLEMVMEPVSLFDVLSLRVSPAQSPVVTLQCPNLPCLKTGDNLVIKAAQKMLAMAAARGIDTAADFSFFLDKQIPVGAGLGGGSSDAAAALLLLNVFLSLELSLSELQALAIDLGADVPFFLQPELCLVEGIGEQLSPLSHPHRRWYVLIKPSFAINTSWAYKKLNYELTNNKYNINMRQFLQPVCGSGKYSLFNDFEEVIFAEFHQLDEIKQWLMGRREVRGALMSGSGSAVYAVFSAYEPTVEAYMEACARWGDSGWLVSLVHNLL
- a CDS encoding ABC transporter ATP-binding protein codes for the protein MQNILLKVDDLKVSFQTMQGLITAVDGVGFTVARGANLGIVGESGCGKSVTALSLMGLISSPPGSVEAKTLNFDGRDLQQLTVEEYRKIRGKEMGMIFQEPMTSLNPVFTIGNQVAETVLTHMKISRRQAREMTVAMLDRVGIPEPEKRINDYPHQLSGGLRQRVMIAMALICKPKLLLADEPTTALDVTIQAQVLDLMQELREDLGMSMIMITHDLGVVAEVAEQVVIMYAGMVVESATVNDIFRQPLHPYTQGLLHSIPRLDQDASRLDAIPGMVPDMLNAPPGCRFANRCRQAIDICHCQCPDSVEPEVGHQVCCWLYN